One Aegilops tauschii subsp. strangulata cultivar AL8/78 chromosome 7, Aet v6.0, whole genome shotgun sequence genomic window carries:
- the LOC109769678 gene encoding histone H3.2, translating into MARTKQTARKSTGGKAPRKQLATKAARKSAPATGGVKKPHRFRPGTVALREIRKYQKSTELLIRKLPFQRLVREIAQDFKTDLRFQSSAVSALQEAAEAYLVGLFEDTNLCAIHAKRVTIMPKDIQLARRIRGERA; encoded by the coding sequence ATGGCCCGCACGAAGCAGACGGCGCGCAAGTCGACGGGCGGCAAGGCGCCGCGGAAGCAGCTGGCCACCAAGGCGGCGCGCAAGTCGGCGCCGGCCACCGGCGGCGTGAAGAAGCCGCACCGGTTCCGCCCGGGCACCGTCGCGCTGCGCGAGATCCGCAAGTACCAGAAGAGCACGGAGCTGCTCATCCGCAAGCTCCCCTTCCAGCGCCTGGTGCGGGAGATCGCGCAGGACTTCAAGACGGACCTCCGGTTCCAGAGCTCCGCCGTGTCGGCGCTGCAGGAGGCCGCCGAGGCGTACCTGGTGGGGCTGTTCGAGGACACCAACCTCTGCGCCATCCACGCCAAGCGCGTCACCATCATGCCCAAGGACATCCAGCTCGCTCGCCGCATCCGTGGGGAGCGCGCCTAG